From a single Oceanivirga salmonicida genomic region:
- a CDS encoding S4 domain-containing protein, translated as MRLDKFLANSGIGTRSNVRNLIKSKKVKVNGNTVSEISFSINEN; from the coding sequence ATGAGATTAGATAAATTTTTAGCCAACTCAGGTATAGGTACAAGGTCAAATGTTCGAAACCTAATAAAAAGCAAAAAAGTAAAAGTTAATGGTAATACTGTATCTGAAATTTCATTTAGTATTAATGAAAAT